From the Roseiconus lacunae genome, one window contains:
- the eno gene encoding phosphopyruvate hydratase, with translation MSLIQAIHARQILDSRGNPTIECEVLLEDGAHGRAAVPSGASTGAHEAWELRDGDKSVFMGKGVTTAVNNVNEKIASELQGMDALDQAEIDAAMIKLDGTDNKSNLGANAILGVSLATAHAAAASTGQPLFRYLGGVGARLLPAPMMNIINGGEHADNSVDIQEFMVMPLGFERFSDALRCGTEIFHNLKKVLSGKGYNTAVGDEGGFAPDLKSNQEALDVIMQAIDQAGYKAGEQVWIALDAASTEFYDRDKKKYAIDGKELSGDEMVDFLADWCDKYPICSIEDGCDEDDWDTWKKLTERVGDKVQLVGDDLFVTNVNRLQKGIDEGIGNSILIKVNQIGSLTETIDAIQLAARHGYTAVTSHRSGETEDSTIADLAVALCTGQIKTGSASRSDRMAKYNQLLRIEEMLGEAALYGGPHFAAKLK, from the coding sequence ATGTCCCTGATCCAAGCGATCCACGCACGCCAGATTCTCGACAGCCGCGGAAACCCCACGATCGAATGCGAGGTCCTGTTGGAGGACGGTGCTCACGGTCGTGCGGCAGTCCCCAGCGGTGCCAGCACCGGGGCCCACGAAGCGTGGGAACTGCGTGACGGTGACAAGTCCGTTTTCATGGGAAAAGGCGTCACCACTGCTGTCAACAACGTCAACGAAAAGATCGCCAGCGAACTCCAGGGCATGGACGCACTCGATCAAGCCGAGATTGACGCGGCGATGATCAAGTTGGACGGAACGGACAACAAGAGCAACCTCGGCGCCAACGCGATCTTGGGCGTTTCCTTGGCCACCGCCCATGCCGCCGCCGCTTCCACCGGTCAGCCCTTGTTCCGCTACCTCGGTGGCGTCGGGGCACGCTTGCTGCCCGCGCCGATGATGAACATCATCAACGGTGGCGAACATGCCGACAACTCCGTCGACATCCAAGAATTCATGGTCATGCCCCTCGGTTTCGAACGCTTCAGCGACGCACTTCGCTGCGGTACCGAAATCTTCCACAACTTGAAAAAAGTTCTCAGCGGCAAGGGCTACAACACCGCCGTCGGTGACGAAGGCGGATTCGCACCCGACCTGAAAAGCAACCAGGAAGCTCTCGACGTCATCATGCAAGCGATTGACCAAGCAGGCTACAAGGCCGGCGAACAGGTCTGGATCGCACTCGATGCCGCTTCGACCGAGTTTTACGACCGCGACAAAAAGAAGTACGCCATCGACGGCAAGGAGTTGTCGGGGGACGAGATGGTCGACTTCTTGGCCGACTGGTGTGACAAATACCCAATCTGCAGCATCGAAGACGGCTGCGACGAAGACGATTGGGACACTTGGAAGAAACTGACCGAGCGCGTTGGCGACAAAGTTCAACTCGTCGGCGATGACTTGTTCGTGACCAACGTCAACCGACTGCAAAAGGGCATCGACGAAGGGATCGGCAATAGCATCCTGATCAAGGTGAACCAAATCGGTTCACTGACCGAAACGATCGATGCGATCCAATTGGCCGCTCGCCATGGTTACACCGCCGTCACCAGCCACCGAAGTGGTGAAACCGAGGACAGCACGATCGCCGACTTGGCAGTCGCACTTTGCACCGGCCAAATCAAAACCGGTTCGGCGAGCCGAAGCGACCGAATGGCCAAGTACAATCAACTGCTTCGCATCGAAGAGATGCTAGGTGAAGCCGCACTGTACGGCGGCCCCCACTTCGCCGCAAAGCTGAAGTAA
- a CDS encoding riboflavin synthase — MFTGLVETMGSIVELIDDPPGKRLRVDSELIAADASLGDSICINGCCLTVVAIDGTVLDFEAGEETLSRTNLGQLGAGGNVNLERSLAVGARMGGHYVSGHVDTLGELIERVEDPPWATLRFRLPTKYASQVAAKGSIAIDGISLTVVDADQSSFSVALIPHTLAVTTLGQRKVGDQVNLETDLLAKYVQRSLGLLDDDQLQTLKETGQ, encoded by the coding sequence ATGTTTACTGGTCTCGTCGAAACGATGGGCTCGATCGTCGAATTGATCGACGATCCGCCTGGAAAACGACTTCGAGTTGATTCGGAACTGATCGCCGCGGACGCGAGTTTAGGCGACAGTATTTGCATCAACGGATGCTGCCTGACGGTCGTCGCGATCGACGGCACCGTGTTGGATTTCGAAGCCGGCGAGGAAACACTCTCACGGACGAATCTGGGGCAACTAGGCGCCGGTGGTAACGTAAATTTGGAACGTTCGCTCGCCGTCGGGGCTCGAATGGGTGGCCATTACGTCAGCGGCCACGTCGATACGCTCGGTGAATTGATCGAAAGGGTCGAAGATCCCCCGTGGGCGACCCTTCGATTTCGACTCCCTACCAAGTACGCTTCGCAGGTCGCCGCGAAAGGCAGCATCGCGATCGACGGGATCAGCCTGACGGTGGTCGATGCGGATCAGTCAAGTTTTTCGGTCGCGCTGATTCCTCACACGTTGGCCGTGACCACACTCGGGCAACGCAAAGTTGGCGACCAAGTGAACTTGGAAACCGATCTTCTGGCAAAATATGTCCAGCGTTCGCTCGGACTGCTGGACGACGATCAACTTCAAACATTGAAAGAAACAGGGCAGTAA
- the rsmA gene encoding 16S rRNA (adenine(1518)-N(6)/adenine(1519)-N(6))-dimethyltransferase RsmA gives MNQPRQTATYLSKRLTAAGLRPVSKYGQNFLIDLNLVNLIADSAELRANDVVLEVGTGVGSLTSQIADKAGAVLSVEIDQNLHQLASEELAGRPNVKLIQGDALRNKNSLRDDLMELIGEAMQRIGDEARFLLVANLPYNVATPIISNLLHQTPPPDSMVVTIQKELADRICAVPSTKDYSALSIWIQSVCDAQIVRVLGPKVFWPRPKVDSAVLKMDLNQSKRDSIPDLRYFHETVRALFFHRRKFLRSNVVSAMKGRLEKAQVDEVLHQLGHDEDSRAEQLSVDEIKTLVESLRIAEGK, from the coding sequence TTGAATCAGCCACGTCAGACAGCCACCTACCTTTCCAAACGACTCACCGCCGCCGGTCTGCGCCCGGTTTCCAAGTACGGGCAAAACTTTCTGATTGACCTTAACCTGGTCAACTTGATCGCCGATTCGGCCGAACTCCGCGCCAACGATGTGGTCTTGGAGGTCGGCACCGGCGTCGGATCATTGACGAGCCAAATCGCCGACAAGGCGGGGGCGGTCTTGTCAGTCGAAATCGACCAGAACCTTCATCAGTTGGCCAGCGAAGAACTCGCCGGACGGCCCAACGTTAAACTGATTCAGGGCGATGCGCTTCGCAATAAAAATTCGTTGCGAGATGATTTGATGGAGTTGATCGGTGAAGCGATGCAGCGAATCGGTGACGAAGCTCGGTTTCTGCTGGTCGCCAATCTACCTTACAATGTGGCAACGCCGATCATTTCGAATCTGCTTCACCAAACCCCACCGCCGGATTCAATGGTGGTCACGATTCAAAAGGAATTAGCCGATCGAATTTGCGCGGTGCCTTCGACGAAGGACTACAGTGCACTGAGCATTTGGATTCAATCGGTGTGTGATGCTCAAATCGTTCGTGTCCTGGGACCGAAAGTGTTTTGGCCGCGACCGAAAGTTGACTCCGCCGTCTTGAAGATGGACCTTAACCAAAGCAAGCGAGACTCGATTCCCGACTTGAGATACTTTCACGAAACGGTCCGCGCCCTGTTCTTCCATCGTCGAAAGTTTCTTCGAAGTAACGTGGTCAGTGCGATGAAAGGGCGGCTGGAGAAAGCCCAGGTCGACGAGGTGTTGCATCAATTGGGACACGACGAAGACTCGCGAGCGGAACAGTTGTCGGTTGATGAAATTAAGACGTTGGTCGAAAGTCTGCGGATCGCCGAAGGCAAGTAA